A stretch of Bdellovibrionales bacterium CG10_big_fil_rev_8_21_14_0_10_45_34 DNA encodes these proteins:
- a CDS encoding NADH-quinone oxidoreductase subunit I, which yields MSVVKRPGAASKWYLPGIFKGLGITLGHLLKNLANPKKMQTLNYPEEKYEYGPRFKGNHVLTVKKDGSLRCTACMLCATNCPADCITIVASQHPDPSVEKYPISYEIDVLRCVFCGYCEEACPVDAVRMGPEWQSAGINGSGFVHGIDYLAYRPQLKGGIQTVLDDKERHSEGI from the coding sequence ATGAGCGTTGTAAAAAGACCTGGCGCTGCTTCGAAGTGGTATTTGCCAGGAATATTTAAAGGGTTGGGAATAACTTTAGGTCATCTCCTAAAAAATCTTGCGAACCCTAAGAAAATGCAAACACTCAATTACCCTGAAGAGAAGTACGAGTATGGTCCTCGGTTCAAAGGCAACCATGTACTTACTGTGAAAAAGGACGGAAGTCTCAGATGTACGGCTTGCATGCTTTGTGCAACCAACTGTCCAGCAGACTGTATCACGATCGTAGCTTCTCAACATCCTGATCCATCTGTAGAAAAATACCCGATTAGCTATGAGATAGATGTTCTTCGCTGTGTTTTTTGTGGTTATTGTGAAGAGGCTTGCCCGGTTGATGCTGTTCGGATGGGCCCAGAGTGGCAAAGTGCCGGTATCAATGGATCAGGTTTTGTTCACGGAATTGACTATCTTGCCTATCGCCCACAGCTAAAGGGTGGAATTCAAACCGTACTCGACGATAAAGAGCGCCACTCAGAAGGAATCTAA